One genomic segment of Anaerotignum faecicola includes these proteins:
- a CDS encoding aminotransferase class I/II-fold pyridoxal phosphate-dependent enzyme: MYRTLYSPQGGRIILDGREVINMASNNYLGLANHPAVVAAAKEALEKYGVATTASRNICGNYPVHDELEEKLAKFKGVEATLVFNCGVTANSGLIPQLVGKGDFIYSDELNHGSIIDGCRLSGAKIKVFRHMDMAHLEELLQEPVEGKRLIITDGVFSMDGDLAPLPEMADLADQYNALLVVDDAHGDGVMGPAGRGTVDHFGLRDRIIIETGSLSKAFGSAGGFVAGPKEFIEALRPKARSFIFTASPMAPCLTAAAAKAVDLVMENTALVDKLWENRNYFADRLSKLGLNIGTSVTPVIPIIVGDAEKAQKLSEMMYERGVYAQALQFPMVPRGTARLRTILSADHTKEDLDKVVDALEECAKALDLIR, from the coding sequence ATGTACAGAACATTATACAGCCCACAGGGCGGACGCATTATCCTGGATGGACGTGAGGTCATCAATATGGCCTCCAACAACTATCTTGGCTTAGCCAACCATCCTGCCGTTGTTGCTGCCGCAAAGGAGGCTTTGGAAAAATACGGCGTTGCCACAACCGCAAGCAGAAACATCTGCGGCAATTATCCCGTGCATGATGAGCTGGAGGAAAAGCTGGCAAAATTCAAGGGCGTGGAGGCAACACTGGTATTCAACTGCGGCGTAACCGCAAACTCCGGTCTGATTCCACAGCTGGTCGGCAAGGGTGATTTTATCTACAGCGATGAGCTGAACCATGGCTCCATCATTGACGGCTGTCGCTTATCCGGCGCGAAAATAAAGGTGTTCCGCCACATGGATATGGCACATCTGGAAGAGCTGCTGCAGGAGCCTGTCGAAGGCAAACGGCTCATCATCACAGACGGCGTATTCAGCATGGACGGCGACCTTGCACCCCTTCCGGAAATGGCAGATTTGGCAGATCAATATAATGCTCTCTTGGTGGTAGATGATGCCCATGGGGATGGCGTAATGGGTCCTGCCGGCAGAGGTACGGTAGACCATTTCGGTCTGCGCGACCGCATCATCATTGAAACAGGCTCTCTCTCCAAGGCATTTGGCTCCGCAGGCGGCTTTGTGGCAGGCCCGAAGGAGTTCATCGAAGCACTGCGTCCCAAGGCAAGAAGCTTTATCTTCACCGCTTCCCCCATGGCTCCCTGCCTGACAGCGGCGGCAGCAAAGGCTGTAGATTTGGTCATGGAAAATACGGCACTGGTAGATAAGCTGTGGGAAAACCGCAATTACTTCGCCGACCGCCTGAGCAAGCTCGGCTTGAATATCGGCACATCCGTCACACCCGTTATCCCGATTATCGTCGGCGATGCTGAAAAGGCGCAGAAGCTCAGTGAAATGATGTATGAACGAGGCGTTTATGCACAGGCTCTGCAATTCCCCATGGTGCCTAGAGGAACCGCACGCCTGCGCACCATCCTTTCCGCAGACCACACCAAGGAGGATTTGGACAAGGTTGTGGATGCACTGGAGGAATGTGCGAAGGCACTTGACTTAATCAGATAA
- the argJ gene encoding bifunctional glutamate N-acetyltransferase/amino-acid acetyltransferase ArgJ, which translates to MQKINSGVTAPKGFLAGGVHCGVKTNNTAKKDIAIIYSEKPCTAAAVYTQNKVFGAPITVTRRNIADGMAQAVVCNSGNANTCNADGVEKAEKMCILAAEALHLKPEDIIVASTGVIGQVLPIEPIEKGIAALAPIISREGNLDAVQAIMTTDTKPKEEAYEIEIGGKTVKIGAMAKGSGMIHPNMATMLGFLTTDAAITTPMLQKALKLAVDDTFNMVSVDGDTSTNDMVSIMANGMAENPVIDKEGANFDLFVAVVKEICTSMAKKIAGDGEGATKLVECTVTGAPTIPLAKAIAKSVITSSLTKAAMFGADANWGRILCAIGYTEGDFAVDTIQVDISSPKGSILVCENGAGVAFDEDKAKEILLEDAIHIEIAMKQGDASATAWGCDLTYDYVKINGDYRT; encoded by the coding sequence ATGCAAAAGATAAACAGCGGTGTCACAGCACCCAAGGGCTTTCTTGCCGGCGGGGTGCATTGTGGCGTAAAAACAAACAATACCGCAAAAAAGGATATTGCTATCATTTACAGCGAAAAGCCCTGCACAGCAGCAGCGGTTTATACACAGAATAAGGTTTTCGGCGCACCCATCACCGTAACCAGACGAAACATTGCGGACGGCATGGCGCAGGCAGTTGTCTGCAACAGCGGCAATGCGAACACCTGCAATGCAGACGGCGTGGAAAAGGCGGAGAAAATGTGTATTCTGGCAGCAGAAGCACTGCATCTGAAGCCGGAGGATATCATTGTAGCCTCTACCGGTGTCATCGGGCAGGTGCTTCCCATCGAGCCCATCGAAAAGGGCATTGCGGCACTGGCTCCCATCATTTCCAGAGAAGGCAATCTGGATGCCGTGCAGGCCATCATGACCACAGACACCAAGCCCAAGGAAGAGGCTTATGAAATCGAGATTGGCGGAAAAACAGTCAAAATCGGCGCAATGGCAAAGGGCAGCGGCATGATTCACCCCAACATGGCGACCATGCTTGGCTTCCTGACCACAGATGCGGCAATCACAACGCCAATGCTGCAAAAGGCACTGAAATTGGCAGTCGATGATACCTTCAATATGGTCAGCGTAGACGGTGACACCTCCACAAATGATATGGTTTCCATCATGGCAAACGGCATGGCAGAAAACCCCGTCATCGACAAGGAAGGCGCAAATTTTGATTTATTCGTTGCAGTTGTCAAGGAAATCTGCACCTCTATGGCGAAGAAGATTGCCGGTGACGGCGAGGGTGCAACAAAATTAGTGGAATGTACCGTTACAGGTGCACCAACCATTCCTCTGGCAAAGGCGATTGCGAAATCCGTAATCACCTCCAGCCTGACAAAGGCGGCAATGTTCGGCGCGGATGCCAACTGGGGGCGTATTCTCTGTGCGATTGGGTATACAGAGGGTGATTTTGCCGTAGATACCATTCAGGTGGATATTTCCTCGCCCAAGGGCAGTATTCTGGTCTGCGAAAACGGTGCAGGCGTTGCCTTTGATGAGGATAAGGCGAAGGAAATCCTTCTGGAGGATGCGATACATATTGAGATTGCAATGAAGCAGGGCGATGCGAGCGCAACCGCTTGGGGCTGCGACCTGACATACGATTATGTGAAGATCAACGGGGATTATCGCACTTGA
- a CDS encoding Na+/H+ antiporter NhaC family protein: MKTKSNIKKTWLGTLFVVVLVAAAMSVTVFAGDAEAAEHTSKMYATAWSLVPPLVAIILALITKEVYSSLFIGIVVGGLFYANFSPKLTYLTIFTDITDGGMLAKLSDSDNVGILIFLVILGIMVALMNKAGGSAAYGRWAVKAIKTRKGALLSTFLLGVLVFVDDYFNCLTVGSVMRPVTDTHKVSRAKLAYIIDATAAPICIIAPISSWAAAVAGVVEGVNGLDLFIRAIPYNFYALLSIVAMLTLTITNTDFGPMLEHERNAQLNNDLYTTDARPFASAEAESEVVGNGKVIDLVLPVIVLIICCIIGMIYTGGFFDGESFIKAFANCSAPTGLLLGSAAALLITFLLYIPRRVLTFHQFMEALPEGFKAMVPAIMILTFAWTLSGITGLLGADVFVAGILANSTGVLQVFIPIIVFCIAVFLAFATGTSWGTFGILLPIVVPIMQTGSEMLTITVAATLAGAVCGDHCSPISDTTIMASTGAQCDHINHVSTQLPYALTVAAVSAVNYVLAALIQNWMINLPIAIVSMVVVILAIRKLYGDKEVPAEK; encoded by the coding sequence ATGAAAACAAAAAGCAACATCAAAAAAACATGGCTGGGAACGCTCTTTGTGGTTGTTCTGGTAGCGGCAGCCATGTCCGTAACCGTTTTTGCGGGCGATGCAGAAGCGGCAGAGCACACAAGTAAAATGTATGCAACCGCATGGTCTCTGGTGCCTCCGCTGGTTGCAATCATTCTGGCACTGATTACAAAGGAGGTTTATTCCTCTTTGTTCATCGGTATCGTGGTCGGCGGTCTGTTCTATGCGAACTTCAGCCCCAAGCTGACCTATCTGACGATTTTCACTGATATCACAGACGGCGGTATGCTGGCAAAGCTTTCCGACAGCGACAATGTGGGGATTCTGATTTTCCTTGTTATTCTGGGTATCATGGTTGCGCTGATGAATAAGGCAGGCGGCTCTGCGGCGTATGGCCGTTGGGCAGTTAAGGCAATCAAAACAAGAAAGGGCGCACTGCTGTCCACCTTCCTGCTGGGCGTTCTGGTATTCGTGGATGACTATTTCAACTGCCTGACCGTAGGCTCTGTTATGCGTCCCGTTACGGATACGCATAAGGTTTCCAGAGCGAAGCTTGCGTATATTATCGACGCAACAGCGGCTCCTATCTGTATCATTGCTCCCATTTCCTCCTGGGCTGCGGCAGTAGCCGGCGTAGTTGAGGGCGTGAACGGCTTGGATTTGTTCATCAGAGCCATTCCCTATAACTTCTATGCACTGCTGAGTATTGTAGCAATGCTGACACTGACTATCACCAATACAGACTTCGGCCCTATGCTGGAGCATGAAAGAAATGCACAGCTGAACAATGATCTCTATACCACAGATGCAAGACCCTTTGCAAGTGCAGAGGCAGAATCCGAGGTAGTGGGCAATGGTAAGGTTATCGACCTGGTTCTGCCCGTTATCGTGCTGATTATCTGCTGTATCATCGGCATGATTTACACAGGCGGCTTCTTTGACGGCGAAAGCTTCATCAAAGCCTTTGCAAACTGCTCTGCACCTACAGGCCTTCTGCTTGGTTCTGCGGCGGCACTGCTGATTACCTTCTTGCTGTATATCCCTCGCCGCGTGCTGACCTTCCACCAGTTCATGGAAGCGCTTCCCGAAGGCTTTAAGGCGATGGTTCCTGCAATCATGATTCTGACATTTGCATGGACACTGTCCGGTATCACAGGGCTTTTGGGCGCGGATGTATTCGTTGCGGGTATTCTGGCAAACAGCACAGGCGTTTTGCAGGTCTTTATCCCCATTATCGTATTCTGTATCGCGGTGTTCCTTGCATTTGCAACAGGTACCTCCTGGGGTACTTTCGGTATTCTCCTGCCTATCGTTGTGCCTATTATGCAGACAGGCAGTGAAATGCTGACCATTACCGTAGCGGCTACATTGGCAGGTGCGGTTTGCGGTGACCATTGCTCTCCTATCTCCGATACCACCATCATGGCATCCACAGGTGCGCAGTGTGACCACATCAACCATGTATCCACACAGCTGCCCTATGCACTGACTGTAGCGGCTGTTTCCGCTGTGAACTACGTTCTGGCGGCACTCATCCAGAATTGGATGATCAACCTGCCTATCGCAATCGTTTCCATGGTTGTTGTAATTCTTGCTATCCGTAAATTGTACGGGGATAAGGAAGTTCCGGCAGAGAAATAA
- the argC gene encoding N-acetyl-gamma-glutamyl-phosphate reductase, protein MKHKVYIDGQAGTTGLQLRQKLQNHKDVEILLISEELRKDEAERKRLMNEAEVVFLCLPDDAAREAVKLVENPNTCIIDASTAHRTDPDWVYGFPELSPLHKEKIRHAKRIANPGCHATGFIAAVYPLIRLGIIGTDYPLTAHSLTGYSGGGKAMIAEYEAENRSPLFDSPRQYGLGQQHKHLPEMQYVTGIDTPPVFCPIVVDYYSGMATCIPLIASLFKKKVTKDELLALLTEYYKDAKLISVGTEETNFLASNPLSDTNELKLYVEGNDERMTLISVFDNLGKGASGAAVENMNLVLGLDETTGLL, encoded by the coding sequence ATGAAGCATAAGGTATACATCGACGGGCAGGCAGGCACAACAGGTCTGCAGCTGCGTCAGAAGCTGCAAAATCACAAAGATGTGGAAATCCTCTTAATCAGCGAGGAGCTGCGAAAGGATGAGGCAGAGCGAAAAAGACTGATGAACGAGGCAGAAGTTGTTTTTCTCTGTCTGCCGGATGATGCGGCAAGAGAGGCGGTTAAGCTGGTGGAAAACCCGAACACCTGCATTATTGACGCAAGCACAGCCCACCGCACAGATCCCGATTGGGTATACGGCTTTCCTGAGCTTTCCCCTCTGCATAAGGAAAAAATCAGGCATGCAAAGCGCATTGCCAACCCCGGCTGCCATGCCACAGGCTTTATTGCGGCGGTTTATCCCCTCATTCGGCTTGGTATCATCGGGACGGATTATCCCTTGACAGCGCACAGTCTGACAGGCTACAGCGGCGGTGGCAAGGCAATGATTGCCGAATATGAAGCGGAGAACCGCTCTCCCCTGTTCGACAGCCCCAGACAGTACGGCTTGGGACAGCAACATAAGCACCTGCCCGAAATGCAGTATGTGACAGGGATTGATACACCGCCTGTGTTCTGCCCCATCGTTGTGGATTATTACAGCGGCATGGCAACCTGCATCCCTCTGATTGCCTCTTTATTCAAAAAGAAGGTGACAAAGGACGAGCTGCTGGCACTGCTGACAGAATATTATAAGGATGCAAAGCTTATCAGTGTCGGCACAGAGGAAACGAACTTCTTGGCATCCAATCCCCTGAGTGATACGAATGAGCTCAAGCTCTATGTTGAAGGGAATGATGAGAGAATGACGCTCATCAGCGTATTCGACAATCTGGGCAAGGGCGCATCCGGCGCAGCAGTAGAAAACATGAATCTTGTATTAGGTCTGGATGAAACGACCGGTTTACTATAA
- a CDS encoding metal-dependent transcriptional regulator gives MKTQESMENYLETIYVLNQKTGFVRSVDVALEMGFSKPSISNAMKKLKAEGYVQIEDKGRIVLTEKGKALAEGTYEKHCVISHLLMDIGVSKETALADACRMEHILSEETFDCMKAHHRKWHELNPDMKE, from the coding sequence ATGAAAACACAGGAATCTATGGAAAATTATCTGGAAACGATTTATGTTTTAAATCAGAAAACAGGCTTTGTGCGCTCGGTGGATGTTGCGCTGGAAATGGGCTTCAGTAAGCCCAGCATTTCCAATGCCATGAAAAAGCTGAAGGCAGAGGGCTATGTGCAGATAGAGGATAAGGGTCGTATCGTGCTGACAGAAAAGGGCAAGGCACTGGCAGAGGGCACCTATGAAAAGCATTGTGTGATTTCCCATCTGCTGATGGATATTGGGGTAAGCAAGGAAACGGCCTTGGCAGATGCCTGCCGCATGGAGCATATCCTGAGCGAGGAAACCTTTGACTGCATGAAGGCGCACCATAGAAAATGGCATGAGCTGAATCCGGATATGAAGGAATGA
- the argB gene encoding acetylglutamate kinase, whose protein sequence is MEDMNINSVKAKVLTAALPYIQKYNGKTVVVKYGGNAMIHPLLKKAVMSDIILLKLVGINIVLVHGGGPEISSMLERLDIPSRFVNGLRYTDEETIEIVQMVLSGKTNKDLVSLIEQLGGTAIGMCGIDAGMIQAKKLEGDYGYVGDITHINTEPIENAIANGYIPVIATVGTDLDGNVYNINADTAAAEIATALQAENIITLTDIRGLLQDVDDPDSLISTVTMDDIPTLMERGIISGGMIPKIKGLEAAIKAGVKKAVMIDGRIEHSILIEMFSDEGIGTMFTK, encoded by the coding sequence ATGGAAGATATGAATATAAACAGCGTAAAGGCGAAGGTGCTAACAGCCGCCCTGCCTTATATCCAAAAATACAACGGAAAAACAGTTGTTGTAAAATACGGCGGCAACGCCATGATTCACCCCCTGCTGAAAAAAGCTGTCATGAGCGACATTATCCTGCTGAAGCTGGTCGGCATCAACATCGTTCTGGTGCATGGCGGCGGCCCCGAAATCAGCAGCATGCTGGAGCGTCTGGATATCCCCTCCAGATTTGTGAATGGTCTGCGGTATACGGATGAGGAAACCATTGAAATCGTGCAAATGGTGCTTTCCGGCAAAACCAACAAGGATCTGGTTTCCCTGATTGAACAGCTGGGCGGCACGGCAATCGGCATGTGCGGCATTGATGCAGGCATGATTCAGGCGAAAAAGCTGGAGGGCGATTACGGCTATGTCGGCGATATCACCCACATCAACACAGAACCCATTGAAAATGCCATTGCGAACGGCTATATCCCCGTTATCGCGACCGTCGGCACAGATTTAGACGGCAATGTATACAACATCAATGCCGACACTGCCGCCGCAGAAATCGCAACAGCCCTGCAGGCAGAAAACATCATCACGCTGACCGATATCCGTGGGCTTTTGCAGGATGTGGATGATCCCGATTCTCTGATTTCCACTGTCACCATGGACGATATTCCCACTCTGATGGAAAGAGGGATTATCAGCGGCGGCATGATTCCCAAAATCAAGGGTCTGGAGGCCGCAATCAAGGCAGGTGTAAAGAAGGCCGTTATGATTGACGGCAGAATCGAACATTCCATCCTCATCGAAATGTTCTCCGATGAAGGGATCGGCACAATGTTTACAAAATAA
- the argF gene encoding ornithine carbamoyltransferase — translation MKHFLKLLDCTTEEIYELLDLAATMKQYVKEGKEHHFLKGKTLGMIFEKSSTRTRISFETGMYQLGGHALFISARDSQIGRGEPTQDTARVMSRMLDGIMIRTFEQKEVEMLAEYGSIPIINGLTDLCHPCQVMADLLTIREHKGKLEGLTMCYIGDGNNMANSLIVGGLKTGMNVQIACPEGYRPDPMVMDFAAQYPDRFSITDAPMTAAKDADVVITDCWTSMGQEEEKKIREKAFAGYQVNKELMGVAKADAMVLHCLPAYREQEITTEVFEAHANEIFDEAENRLHAQKAVLVKLLG, via the coding sequence ATGAAACATTTTTTGAAGCTGTTGGACTGCACAACAGAGGAAATTTATGAACTGCTTGATTTGGCAGCAACCATGAAGCAGTATGTCAAGGAAGGCAAGGAGCATCATTTCCTGAAGGGCAAAACACTGGGTATGATTTTTGAAAAATCCTCCACCCGTACCCGTATTTCCTTTGAAACAGGGATGTATCAGCTGGGTGGCCATGCGCTGTTTATCAGTGCAAGGGATTCCCAGATTGGCAGAGGCGAACCGACACAGGATACCGCTCGTGTGATGAGCCGTATGCTGGATGGGATTATGATTCGTACCTTCGAGCAGAAGGAAGTGGAAATGCTTGCCGAATACGGCTCCATTCCCATCATCAATGGGCTGACAGACCTGTGTCACCCCTGTCAGGTTATGGCAGACCTGCTGACCATCCGCGAACACAAGGGCAAGCTGGAAGGACTGACCATGTGCTATATCGGTGACGGCAACAACATGGCAAACTCCCTCATCGTCGGCGGTCTGAAAACAGGCATGAACGTACAGATTGCCTGCCCCGAGGGCTATCGTCCCGACCCTATGGTAATGGATTTTGCAGCGCAGTATCCCGATAGGTTCTCCATCACAGATGCCCCCATGACAGCCGCAAAGGATGCCGATGTTGTCATCACAGACTGCTGGACCTCCATGGGACAGGAGGAGGAAAAGAAAATCAGAGAAAAGGCATTTGCAGGCTATCAGGTAAATAAGGAGCTGATGGGTGTTGCAAAGGCAGACGCTATGGTGCTGCACTGTCTGCCTGCTTATCGCGAACAGGAAATCACAACAGAGGTTTTCGAGGCGCATGCAAACGAAATTTTCGACGAAGCGGAAAACAGACTGCATGCACAGAAGGCAGTTCTTGTAAAGCTGCTTGGTTAA
- a CDS encoding aspartate aminotransferase family protein: MSFEDIKKLDDTYVMHTYGRYNVAIDHGKGAICYDPAGKSYIDFTSGIGVNSLGFADEGWVAAVTAQLNKLQHISNLYYTEPCVLAAKLLCEKSGMKKVFFGNSGAEANEGVIKAARKYSFQKYGEGRSKIVALENSFHGRTMAALSATGQNVYHNFFFPFVEGFVFAKANDTEDTISKLTDDVCAVMMELVQGEGGVMPLEKEYVQAVYAACQEKDILFIVDEVQTGVGRTGTFYSYQQFGIQPDLVSSAKGLGGGLPIGAVLFGEKTQDTLIPGDHGSTFGGNPVVCAGAVEVLNRMDDTFLQNVTAKGRHMREEIEKMPHVTSVAGMGMMLGIELDIDVKPVVTALMENGLLVLTAKHKMRLLPPLNIAQTELEKGLSILKNTLAAL, from the coding sequence ATGAGCTTTGAAGATATTAAAAAACTGGATGACACCTATGTCATGCACACCTATGGGCGATACAATGTGGCAATCGACCACGGCAAGGGTGCAATCTGCTATGACCCTGCCGGCAAATCCTATATTGACTTCACCAGCGGCATCGGAGTAAATTCCCTCGGCTTCGCGGATGAAGGCTGGGTTGCGGCAGTCACGGCACAGCTGAATAAATTACAGCATATCTCCAACCTGTATTATACAGAGCCCTGCGTTCTGGCAGCAAAGCTACTCTGCGAAAAAAGCGGCATGAAAAAGGTATTCTTCGGCAACAGCGGCGCAGAGGCAAACGAAGGCGTAATTAAGGCGGCAAGAAAATACTCCTTCCAGAAATACGGTGAGGGCAGAAGTAAAATTGTCGCTCTGGAAAACTCCTTCCATGGCAGAACCATGGCGGCACTTTCCGCAACAGGACAGAACGTATATCACAACTTCTTCTTCCCCTTTGTGGAGGGCTTTGTGTTCGCAAAGGCAAATGACACAGAAGATACCATCTCCAAGCTGACAGACGATGTCTGCGCCGTTATGATGGAGCTGGTGCAGGGTGAAGGCGGCGTTATGCCTTTGGAGAAGGAATATGTGCAGGCAGTTTATGCGGCCTGTCAGGAAAAGGATATTCTCTTTATCGTAGACGAGGTACAGACAGGTGTCGGCAGAACAGGCACCTTCTACAGCTATCAGCAGTTCGGAATTCAGCCCGATTTAGTATCCTCCGCAAAGGGTCTGGGCGGCGGTCTGCCGATCGGTGCGGTGCTGTTCGGTGAAAAAACACAGGATACCCTGATTCCCGGCGACCACGGCTCTACCTTCGGCGGCAACCCCGTTGTCTGCGCCGGTGCGGTTGAGGTGCTGAACCGCATGGATGATACCTTCCTGCAGAACGTAACCGCAAAGGGCAGGCACATGCGTGAGGAAATCGAAAAAATGCCCCATGTAACAAGCGTTGCAGGCATGGGCATGATGCTCGGCATTGAGCTGGATATTGACGTAAAGCCTGTGGTGACGGCGCTGATGGAAAACGGACTTCTGGTGCTGACCGCAAAGCACAAAATGCGTCTGCTCCCCCCTCTGAATATTGCACAGACAGAGCTGGAAAAAGGGCTTTCCATTTTGAAAAACACGCTTGCGGCACTTTGA